From Bdellovibrio sp. KM01:
ATTCTTCAACGGTTACCGTCCACAGTTCTACTTCCGTACAACTGACGTAACTGGTGTTTGTACTTTGAAAGCTGGCACTGAAATGGTTATGCCAGGTGACCGCGTTGAATTGTCTGTTGAATTGATCGCTCCGATCGCAATGGAAAAAGAATTGCGTTTCGCGATCCGCGAAGGTGGCCGTACAGTTGGCGCCGGCGTTGTTATCGACATCCTTGAGTAGGATTAACGCAGCATAGGCTGAAATAAAAATCACCCGGGGGACTCCTTGACAAAAGGGTCCCCCTCGGTGTTTTGTAGCACTCCAGCTCCACTGGAGTAGTTTTGGCAAAAAAGTCTCATCGAAGTCTCCTTACGATGTAAAACAAGGGAGATTATTAATGAGAATTGATTGAATACGAGGCGCAAGGAGGAGGCCCTACTGATCAGTAGGTCGACGACGAAGCAACGAAGTAGGCAATCGATTATCATTAATAAGATCGTGCAGGGGTGTAGCTCCAGCGGTAGAGCGAACGACTCCAAATCGTTAGGTCGTGGGTTCGAATCCCTCCGCCCCTGCCAATTTCTACACAAATATTTCAACAGGAATGAGGTATCGTGGAAAAAACTAATTCTAAGATCATGACTCTTAGTTTTGCAATTGCGGGTGCTTTGGTTGGATTGACCGTGCACTTCCTTATCAAAGCATTCTCGGGTGCTTTCGGTGTCGTTGCAAAATTGGCTGACAACGACTTGTTCAAACACGGTCTTCCGGTTGCAACAGGTATCGTTTTGTTTGCAGCACTTCAGTTCAACCCACGCGTACTGGCTTGGGGCGAAGAAGTAGTTTCTGAAATCCGTAAGGTTGTATGGCCTTCTCGCAAAGATACGACAGCAATGACTATCGTTTGCGTAGTAATGGTTCTTATCTCAAGCGTGATCATCAGCTCATTCGATTTGATTTCAGGCTTCTTTATCAACTTCCTAATGAAGTAAGGATCGGACCATGGACAAAAAGTGGTACATCGTAAACGTTCAGACAAGTTGTGAAAATACGGCTAAAAAAGCCATCGAGGAAAAGATCAAAACCTCCAAGATGGAAGAGATGTTTGGCGAAATCCTGATCCCAGCTGAAAACGTTGTGGAGCTTGTAAAAGGCCAAAAACAAACGAAATCGCGTAAATTTTTCCCGGGTTATATCTTCGTTCAAATGTTTTTGAATGATGAGACTTGGCATTTGGTGAGAAATGCGTCAAAAGTAACAGGCTTTGTGGGTGGCACTAAAACTCGTCCCCCAGAAGTACCTGAAGCAGAGGTTTTCCGCGTAACTCAGCAAATGGCTGGCGTTGCAGAAAAACCTAAAATGAAGGTTAAGTTCTCTGTAGGTGAAAATGTGACTGTTGTTGACGGTCCGTTTGCTAACTTCCAAGGAACAGTAGAAGAGATCAACGAGGACAAAGCGAAGCTTAAAGTTCTTGTGAGCATCTTCGGTAGACCAACTCCAGTTGAGTTGGACTACATTCAAGTAGATAAAGCTTAAATCTGAGGCCCGCATGGGGCGGACTTCGGACTTTTAAATACACCTCTTGCAGGAGTGGGTCATGGCAAAAAAAGTTACAGGAATGATCAAGCTGCAAATACCGGCAGGGAAAGCTAATCCAGCTCCTCCCGTTGGACCGGCACTTGGACAGCACGGGGTAAACATCATGGAATTCTGTAAGCAGTTCAACGCGCGTACGCAAGCGTTGGGTGATAGCATCATCCCTATCATCATCACTGTTTATCAGGACAGATCGTTTACTTTCATCACAAAAACACCACCGGTGTCTTCTTTGATTAAAAAGGCGTTGAAATTGGAATCTGGTTCCAAAATGCCTCAAAAAGACAAAGTTGGTAAAATCAATAACGATCAAATCAAGCAAATCGCTACAACGAAATTGCCTGACTTGAACTGCTTGAAAGTTGAATCAGCAATGGCACAAGTCGCTGGTACAGCTAAGAGCATGGGCATCGACATCGCGTAGGAGTGAACAATGGCAGGTAAAAAGTTCGCAGCAGCCTCTAAGAAGGTTGATTCTGCAAAAAAATACACTGTTGATGAAGCATTCAAACTAGTTGTTGAGTCCGCTCCAGCTAAATTTGATGAATCTATCGACGTAGCATTGCGTTTGGGTATCGACCCTAAGCAATCTGATCAACAAGTTCGTGGCGCAATCGCATTGCCTCACGGTTTGGGTAAAGAAGTAAAAGTAGTTGTTTTCGCAAAAGGTCCTAAAGAGACTGAAGCGAAAAACGCTGGCGCAGACTTTGTCGGCGCTGACGACCTTGTGGCTAAAATCCAAGGTGGCTGGTTGGACTTCGATAAATGTATCGCGACTCCAGACATGATGGCGACTGTTTCTAAAGTTGCTAAAATTCTAGGGCCTCGTGGTTTGATGCCGAATCCAAAAATCGGTACTGTAACTATGAACGTTGGCGAAGCCGTAACTGCCGAGAAAAAAGGTAAGTTGGATTTCCGCGTTGATAAAGCAGGTATCGTACATGCTGGTATCGGTAAGAAATCTATGGGCGATGCTAAACTTCGTGATAACTTCATGGTCCTTTTGGCCGCTCTAGTTAAAGCGAAACCAGCATCTTCTAAAGGTATCTACCTTCGCTCTATCTCCGTAGCATCTACTATGGGTCCAGGCGTGAAGATCGAGCCAAATGCGGCAGCAGCTGCAACTGGCGCTCTAGCGTAGTTAATGAACTCCGGTTTCGGCCGGAGTTTTTTGCGTTTTAGAGAATTTGTTTTTTAAATTTTAAAGCGATCAGAGACAGTAGGTTTTCGTTTGTGAATGTAATCCCATGAATGTGTGGGGCCTACCGAGATAAGACCCTGATTCGCACACACCCCTTCGCAAGAAGGGAAAAGTCTAATGAAAGGAGGCTCACTTATGATCACTCGCGCAGATAAAGAGCAAGAGATTAAGGTTATTACTGATAAATTCGGTAAAGCTAAAGGAGCTTTCATCGTCGACTTCAAAGGCATCAAGGTTGAGCAAGTAACTAACTTGCGTAAAAAATTGAATGCTGCTGATTCAGAGATGAAAGTTGTCCGTAATACTCTAGCAAAAAGAGCGTTCAAAGATCACCCAGCTATTGAAAAAGCATTTACTAGTTCAATGAAGGGTACTAACGCCATCGTATTCTCATACGGTGAAGTGAACGCAACTGCTAAAACATTGGCTGATTTCGCTAAGGACGTAGAAGTTCTTCAAATCAAGTCTGGTGTAATGGATGGCGAAGCTTTGGACGACGCAAAGATTAAATTCTTGGCGACTCTTCCAGGTAAAGACCAACTCCGCGCTATGTTCCTTGGTACGCTATTGGCTTCAGGCTCTGCACTTGCACGTTGCTTGAACGCTTACGCCGAGAAACTTGGTGGTGGTGCTACTGCTGGTACTGAAGAAGCTCCACAAGCGTAATGCTTGCGCACCGATGATTCGGTGTTAATGGTGCAGAATATTTGAATTTTTAAATAATTTTTTTAAATCCCTGGAGGATTAAATGTCTCTAACTAACGATCAACTTGTTGACGCATTGTCTGCGAAAACAGTTCTTGAAATCGCTGAACTTGTAAAAATGCTTGAAGAAAAATGGGGCGTTTCTGCTGCTGCTCCTGTAGCTGCTGCAGGTCCTGCTGCTGCTGCTGTTGAAGAAAAAACTGCATTCGACGTAATCTTGGTTGATGCTGGCGCGAACAAAATCAACGTAATCAAAGAAGTACGTGGTTTGACTGGTTTGGGTCTTGCTGAAGCTAAAGCACTAGTTGAAGCTGGTGGCAAAGCAGTTAAAGAAGGCGCGACTAAAGAAGACGCTGAAAAAATCAAAAAAGCTCTTGAAGCTGCAGGCGCGAAAGTTACTGTTAAGTAGTCTTTCAAACCTTTTGGTTTTGAAAATGCCGAAAGCCTCGTGGAAACACGGGGCTTTTTGCTTTTTAGGACCTTGTTTTTCTCGACGACCGCCATGCCTTTCGAAAATCCGTGATCTGCCTCGACTATTTTCGACCCGCGCTTCCTGCGCTTGCCCGGCTTGGGTACCGCATCCTGCGGGCCGGGAGGTCGAAAATATCCGAGGCAGCTCCCGAATTTTCGAAAGTCATGACTGACGCGCTAAATCATGATGTCTAAAAACAACAAACCCCGCGTTTCTAAGATCTCCAAATCGGAGAATCACGTTCAATAAAATAAAAATCGAAGGAAAAACTACTTCGCGTATCCGAGAAAAATCGGTTCTGTGGTGGTTTCGGTTATTTAATTTCTTACAAAACTTCTTTTTTGACCTCGAAACAGCGTTTTGGGGAGGGGGAAGGGTTGCATATTTTGAGGCCTCCGCCCCCGCACGACGCGGTACCAAGGGGCGGTGAGGGCCGGAAGCCCGTGCCCAAAATATGCAACCCTTCCCCCTCCCCAAAATGCGGCCTTCCGCAGCCCAAATCACACGGAGTTTTGTAAGAAGGTAAAGAACCGAAAGTACTTATAATTCCTTGCTTTTCCGAAAACCCGGAAGTAGTTTGGTTCCTTGCGTTTTGATTTTATTTAATGTGGTTCTTGATTCTTCCGCCCGAAGTGAAGTTTCGATTTTCTTATCACGGAGAGTACATTGGAAAAAACTCCAGTTACGGCTTCTAACATTCGAGTTAGAAAGTCTTTCGCGAAAAATAAGCAAGTCATTGATATTCCCAACTTGATTGAATTGCAGAAGTCTTCTTACGAAGCTTTCATTCAAAAAGATATGGATCCAGATCGCCGTGGCGAAGCTGGTCTCAATGGCGTTTTCAAATCTGTTTTCCCAATCACAGATTTCAACAACACTGCAAGCCTAGAGTTCGTATCTTACACTCTTGAGCCAGCAAAATACGACGTAGATGAGTGTCGTCAGCGCGGAATGACTTTCGCTGCTCCGATCAAAGTTACTCTTCGTCTCATCGTGTTTGATGTTGATGAAGAAACAGAAGCACGTTCTATCCGTGACGTAAAAGAACAAGAAGTTTATTTGGGCGAAATCCCATTGATGACTGCAAACGGTTCTTTCATCATCAATGGTACTGAGCGCGTTGTTGTATCTCAGTTGCATCGTTCTCCGGGCGTGTTCTTCGATCACGACGGTGGTAAAAACAATGCTTCTGGTAAATTGATCTACTCTGCACGCGTGATCCCATACCGTGGTTCTTGGTTGGATGCTGAATTTGACCAAAAAGATTTGATCCACGTTCGTATCGATCGTCGTCGTAAATTCCCAGTTACAATCTTGTTGAAAGCATTGGGTTACAACGCTGAACAACTTCTTGAATACTTCTACGACCTTGACGAAGTTTACGTTAAAGGTGGCAAGTTGTTCCGTAAGTTGGATATCGAAAGAATGTCAGGCCAAAGAGCATTGACTGATATCCTTGATCCAAAAGGTGGCGAGGCACTAGTTAAAGCTGGTCGTCGTATCACTCGTGCGATCGTTAAGAAAATCAAAGATCTTAATATCACTGAACTTGAAGTTGAGCCAAAAGACCTTGATGGTAAAGTTTTGGCGAAACCTCTTATCGATGAATCCACTGGTGAGATCATCGCGGATGCGAACGCGGAATTAAATTCTGCCATCATCAAACGCGCTATCGAATCTGGCATCGAAAGCTTCTACATGATCTTCTTCGACGGTTTGACTGTTGGACCTTACCTTCGCAACACATTGTTGGTTGATAAAGTTTCTAACAAAGACGAATCATTGGTTGAGATCTACAAACGCCTTCGTCCTGGTGAGCCTCCAACTTTGGAAGCTGCTACGACATTCTTCGGTCGTTTGTTCTTTGATCCAGAGACTTATGATCTTTCTGAAGTTGGTCGTATCAAGATCAACCACAGATTCGGTATCTCTATGGAAGAGTGCCCACCGTCTCACAGAACACTGACTCACAAAGATATCTTGAGCACTATCAAAACGCTTATCGATCTGAAAAATGGTCGCGGTGTTATCGACGATATCGATCACTTGGGTAACCGTCGTGTTCGTTCCGTAGGTGAGTTGCTTGAAAACCAATACCGTATCGGTTTGGTTCGTATGGAGCGCGCTATCCGTGAACGTATGTCTCTACAAGACGTAGAAACAATGATGCCTCACGATCTAGTGAACGCTAAACCAGTAAACGCAGTTGTTAAAGAATTCTTCGGTTCTTCTCAATTGTCACAATTCATGGACCAAACAAATCCATTGTCCGAGATCACGCACAAACGTCGTTTGTCAGCTCTTGGACCTGGTGGTTTGACTCGTGACCGTGCCGGTTTCGAAGTACGTGACGTACATCCAACGCATTACGGTCGTATCTGTCCAATCGAAACTCCAGAGGGTCCAAACATCGGTTTGATCGCCTCTTTGGCAACTTACGCTCGTATCAACAACTACGGTTTCATCGAGACTCCGTACCGTAAAGTTGAACAAGGCGCAGTTTCTAAAGACATCAACTACTTGTCTGCATTGGAAGAAGCGGGTCACTACATCGCTCCTGCAGCTCGTGATGAAGCTGGTAACAAATCAATCCAAACTGCTACGACAATTACTCGTCGTGACGGTGAGTACGAAATCGTTGATAAAGATAAAGTTGCCTTGATGGACGTTTCTCCATCTCAGCTGGTATCTATCGCGGCTTCTTTGATTCCGTTCCTAGAGCATGACGATGCCAACCGTGCCCTGATGGGTTCGAACATGCAACGTCAAGCGGTTCCATTGTTGCGTTCTCGCGCACCACTAGTTGGTACAGGCGTTGAACGTTTGGTTGCTCGTGACTCTGGTACATCTGTCGTTGTTCAAAATGATGGTATCGTTGAAGAAGTAGATGCTTCTCGTATCGTTATCCGTCGTTTTGCTAAAGGCGGAGAACTTGGTGCGAACGTAGATATCTACAATCTAACTAAGTACCAACGTACAAATCAAAATACATGCTTCAATCAAAAACCAATCGTAACTGTTGGTGACAAGGTTTCTAAAGGCGACATCGTTGCCGATGGTCCTTCCACTGAGCTTGGCGAGTTGGCTCTAGGTCAAAACATCCTAGTAGCGTTCACTCCTTGGCAAGGTTACAACTTCGAGGACTCCATCCTTATTTCTGAACGCTTGTTGAAAGACGACGTTTACACATCTATCCACATCGAAGAGTTCGAGTGCGTAGCGCGTGACACGAAATTGGGTAAGGAAGAGATCACTCGCGATATCGCAAACGTTGGTGAAGAAGCACTTAAAGACCTAGACAGCTCTGGTATCATCCGCATCGGTGCGGAAGTTCGCCCTGGTTTCATCTTGGTTGGTAAAGTTACTCCTAAAGGTGAAACTCAACTTTCTCCTGAAGAAAAACTTTTGAGAGCGATCTTCGGTGAAAAAGCTGGTGATGTACGTGATACATCCCTTCGCGCACCATCTGGCGTTTACGGTACTGTTATCGACGCACAAGTTTACTCTCGTGAAGGCGCAGACCGCGATGAGCGTTTGTCTTCAATCATCGAAGAGAAAAAACGCAAGCTTGAAAAAGACTTGGCTGTTGAACAGAACGTTATCAAAAATAACTCCATCACGAAACTTCGCGATATCTTGGTAGGCAAAATCACTACTGGCGTATTGTTGAATGAAGATGGTTCACAAAAACTTTTGAACAAAGGTCAATCGATCACGATCGCGGATATCGAAACAATTCCATTCGAATTGTTGAACTATATCCCTCTTGAGCAAGATCTTGAGTTCCAAGTTAACAAAATCATCGACAACGCTCGTAACCAACTTGACGCAGTTAAATTGGTATTCAACGAGAAGATCGATCGCCTTCGTAAAGGTGACGAGCTTCCTCCAGGCGTTATCAAAATGGTTAAAGTTTACGTTGCGATTAAACGTAAAATGCAAGTCGGCGATAAATTTGCCGGCCGTCACGGAAATAAAGGTGTCGTTTCTAAAGTGTTGCCTGTTGAAGACATGCCATACCTTGCAGACGGTTCTCCGGTTGACATGGTTCTGAATCCACTGGGCGTACCTTCACGTATGAACATTGGTCAGGTCCTTGAGGTTCACTTGGGTTGGGCAGCGCACAACTTGGGTAAACAAATCGGTGCCCACCTTGATAAGTGGAATGCAGAAAACGCACGTAAAGAAATGAAAGATATCTTCAATGATTCTGATATCAGCACAAAACTTGATGGTGCTGACGAAGCTTCTTTGAAATCAATGGTAACTCGTATGAAGAACGGTATCCACGTTGGAACACCGGTATTCGACGGTGCTCGTGAGTCAGACGTTAAGAACTTGCTTGCGAAAGCAGAAGTTCCACTTTCTGGTAAGTCCATCCTATTCGATGGTCGTACTGGTGAGCCGTTCACGAACCCAGTTACTGTGGGTATCATGTACATGCTTAAACTTCACCATCTGGTTGAAGAGAAGATCCATGCTCGTTCTATCGGACCTTATTCTCTCGTTTCGCAACAACCTTTGGGCGGTAAAGCTCAATTCGGTGGTCAGCGTCTAGGGGAGATGGAAGTTTGGGCGATCGAAGCATACGGTGCCGCTTACTCTCTACAAGAGTTCCTAACTGTTAAGTCAGATGACGTAGCAGGTAGAACACGTATGTACGAAAGTATCGTTAAGGGTGAAAACATCCTTGAGCCGGGTCTTCCTGAATCGTTCAACGTTCTAGTGAAAGAGCTTCAGTCTCTTGCATTGAATGTTGAGTTGATGGAGTCCGACATCCTTCGTGATCAAGATGAAGATCTTGATGGCGGTGGCGATGTTATTGAAGCAACTGTTGTGGCTCCTACTGAGCCAGAGCAGCACTAATTAATACTTTAACAACAGGGGTGTTCTTTGAGAGACTTGTTGAATTTTTTCGATAAACCAAAAGATCCACTTTCGTTTGACGCCGTACGAGTATCGTTGGCGTCACCTGAAATGATTCGTGATTGGTCATTTGGTGAAGTTAAGAAGCCGGAAACAATTAACTATCGTACATTCAAGCCTGAACGTGATGGCTTGTTCTGTGCGAAAATCTTCGGTCCTATTAAGGATTACGAGTGCTTGTGCGGTAAGTATAAACGTATGAAGTACCGTGGCGTCGTCTGTGAAAAGTGCGGCGTTGAAGTTACACAAACTAAAGTTCGCCGTGAACGTCTAGGTCACATTGAGCTTGCGACTCCAGTTGCACACATCTGGTTCTTGCGCTCTCTACCTTCTCGTATCGGTAACTTGCTTAACCTTTCTTTGAAAGATGTTGAGAAAGTTTTGTATTGTGAAGCCCACGTGGTTATCGATCCAATGGAAACAACATTGGAAGAAGGCCAAGTATTGACTGAAGAAGCTTTGAACGCAGCTTTGAACGAATTCGGTCCTTCATTCAAATACGGCATGGGCGGCGAAGCTGTTCGTGACCTTTTGAGAAAAATCGATCCTGAATACTTGTCTCGCAAGCTTCGTATGGAAGCTAAAGACGTTAAGTCTGAAGCGGGCATGAAAAAGATCACTAAACGTCTTAAGGTTGTTGAAGCTTTCAAAGGCTCTATCAACAAACCTGAATGGATGATGTTGGAAGCACTTCCAGTGTTGCCCCCAGATCTACGTCCTCTAGTTCCACTAGATGGCGGTCGTTTCGCGACTTCAGATCTAAATGATCTTTACCGTCGTGTGATCAACCGTAATAACCGTTTGAAACGTCTTCAAGAGCTTAACGCTCCAGACATCATCATCCGCAATGAAAAACGTATGCTTCAAGAAGCTGTCGATGCATTGTTGGATAACGGTCGTCGCGGTAAGACATTCACTGGTCCAAATAAACGTCCTCTTCGCTCCCTTTCTGATATGTTGAAAGGTAAGCAAGGTCGTTTCCGTCAAAATCTACTTGGTAAACGTGTGGACTACTCTGGTCGTTCCGTTATCGTTGTAGGTCCGACGTTGAAATTGCACCAATGCGGTCTTCCTAAGAAAATGGCTTTGGAGCTATTCAAACCATTCGTTTACAACAAACTTGAAGAAAAAGGCCTAGCAGCAACTATCAAGCAAGCTAAGAAATTGGTTGAGCAAGAGACAGTTGAAGTGTGGGACATCCTGGCTGACGTTGTTAAAGAACATCCAGTTCTTTTGAATCGTGCGCCAACTCTTCACAGACTTGGTATCCAAGCCTTCGAACCAGTACTTCACGAAGGTAAAGCGATCCAATTGCATCCACTAGTGTGCGGTGCCTTCAATGCCGACTTCGACGGTGACCAAATGGCGGTTCACGTTCCACTTTCTGTGGAATCTCAAGTTGAAGCTCGTGTTTTGATGATGTCTACAAACAACGTTCTTTCTCCAGCTTCTGGTAAGCCAATCATCAATCCATCACAAGATATCGTGTTGGGCTTGTACTGGTTGACTCGTAACCGTTTGGGCGCAAAAGGAACTGGCAAAATCTTCTCGACTGTTCAAGAGGCGCAATACGCTTACGAAACAGGCTTGGTAGACTTGCAAGCGACTTGTA
This genomic window contains:
- the secE gene encoding preprotein translocase subunit SecE, encoding MEKTNSKIMTLSFAIAGALVGLTVHFLIKAFSGAFGVVAKLADNDLFKHGLPVATGIVLFAALQFNPRVLAWGEEVVSEIRKVVWPSRKDTTAMTIVCVVMVLISSVIISSFDLISGFFINFLMK
- the nusG gene encoding transcription termination/antitermination protein NusG, yielding MDKKWYIVNVQTSCENTAKKAIEEKIKTSKMEEMFGEILIPAENVVELVKGQKQTKSRKFFPGYIFVQMFLNDETWHLVRNASKVTGFVGGTKTRPPEVPEAEVFRVTQQMAGVAEKPKMKVKFSVGENVTVVDGPFANFQGTVEEINEDKAKLKVLVSIFGRPTPVELDYIQVDKA
- the rplK gene encoding 50S ribosomal protein L11, which encodes MAKKVTGMIKLQIPAGKANPAPPVGPALGQHGVNIMEFCKQFNARTQALGDSIIPIIITVYQDRSFTFITKTPPVSSLIKKALKLESGSKMPQKDKVGKINNDQIKQIATTKLPDLNCLKVESAMAQVAGTAKSMGIDIA
- the rplA gene encoding 50S ribosomal protein L1 encodes the protein MAGKKFAAASKKVDSAKKYTVDEAFKLVVESAPAKFDESIDVALRLGIDPKQSDQQVRGAIALPHGLGKEVKVVVFAKGPKETEAKNAGADFVGADDLVAKIQGGWLDFDKCIATPDMMATVSKVAKILGPRGLMPNPKIGTVTMNVGEAVTAEKKGKLDFRVDKAGIVHAGIGKKSMGDAKLRDNFMVLLAALVKAKPASSKGIYLRSISVASTMGPGVKIEPNAAAAATGALA
- the rplJ gene encoding 50S ribosomal protein L10, which gives rise to MITRADKEQEIKVITDKFGKAKGAFIVDFKGIKVEQVTNLRKKLNAADSEMKVVRNTLAKRAFKDHPAIEKAFTSSMKGTNAIVFSYGEVNATAKTLADFAKDVEVLQIKSGVMDGEALDDAKIKFLATLPGKDQLRAMFLGTLLASGSALARCLNAYAEKLGGGATAGTEEAPQA
- the rplL gene encoding 50S ribosomal protein L7/L12, with the protein product MSLTNDQLVDALSAKTVLEIAELVKMLEEKWGVSAAAPVAAAGPAAAAVEEKTAFDVILVDAGANKINVIKEVRGLTGLGLAEAKALVEAGGKAVKEGATKEDAEKIKKALEAAGAKVTVK
- the rpoB gene encoding DNA-directed RNA polymerase subunit beta, giving the protein MEKTPVTASNIRVRKSFAKNKQVIDIPNLIELQKSSYEAFIQKDMDPDRRGEAGLNGVFKSVFPITDFNNTASLEFVSYTLEPAKYDVDECRQRGMTFAAPIKVTLRLIVFDVDEETEARSIRDVKEQEVYLGEIPLMTANGSFIINGTERVVVSQLHRSPGVFFDHDGGKNNASGKLIYSARVIPYRGSWLDAEFDQKDLIHVRIDRRRKFPVTILLKALGYNAEQLLEYFYDLDEVYVKGGKLFRKLDIERMSGQRALTDILDPKGGEALVKAGRRITRAIVKKIKDLNITELEVEPKDLDGKVLAKPLIDESTGEIIADANAELNSAIIKRAIESGIESFYMIFFDGLTVGPYLRNTLLVDKVSNKDESLVEIYKRLRPGEPPTLEAATTFFGRLFFDPETYDLSEVGRIKINHRFGISMEECPPSHRTLTHKDILSTIKTLIDLKNGRGVIDDIDHLGNRRVRSVGELLENQYRIGLVRMERAIRERMSLQDVETMMPHDLVNAKPVNAVVKEFFGSSQLSQFMDQTNPLSEITHKRRLSALGPGGLTRDRAGFEVRDVHPTHYGRICPIETPEGPNIGLIASLATYARINNYGFIETPYRKVEQGAVSKDINYLSALEEAGHYIAPAARDEAGNKSIQTATTITRRDGEYEIVDKDKVALMDVSPSQLVSIAASLIPFLEHDDANRALMGSNMQRQAVPLLRSRAPLVGTGVERLVARDSGTSVVVQNDGIVEEVDASRIVIRRFAKGGELGANVDIYNLTKYQRTNQNTCFNQKPIVTVGDKVSKGDIVADGPSTELGELALGQNILVAFTPWQGYNFEDSILISERLLKDDVYTSIHIEEFECVARDTKLGKEEITRDIANVGEEALKDLDSSGIIRIGAEVRPGFILVGKVTPKGETQLSPEEKLLRAIFGEKAGDVRDTSLRAPSGVYGTVIDAQVYSREGADRDERLSSIIEEKKRKLEKDLAVEQNVIKNNSITKLRDILVGKITTGVLLNEDGSQKLLNKGQSITIADIETIPFELLNYIPLEQDLEFQVNKIIDNARNQLDAVKLVFNEKIDRLRKGDELPPGVIKMVKVYVAIKRKMQVGDKFAGRHGNKGVVSKVLPVEDMPYLADGSPVDMVLNPLGVPSRMNIGQVLEVHLGWAAHNLGKQIGAHLDKWNAENARKEMKDIFNDSDISTKLDGADEASLKSMVTRMKNGIHVGTPVFDGARESDVKNLLAKAEVPLSGKSILFDGRTGEPFTNPVTVGIMYMLKLHHLVEEKIHARSIGPYSLVSQQPLGGKAQFGGQRLGEMEVWAIEAYGAAYSLQEFLTVKSDDVAGRTRMYESIVKGENILEPGLPESFNVLVKELQSLALNVELMESDILRDQDEDLDGGGDVIEATVVAPTEPEQH